A genome region from Hymenobacter tibetensis includes the following:
- a CDS encoding NAD(P)/FAD-dependent oxidoreductase: MSDFKQEVEVLVPPAVAYDEFKRYRALLAAASLTPGQADFVHLRKRSIDARGRQPQVRLRADIYQTPPPVGLFGPWFQYPDVRHAQRTVLIVGAGPAGLFAALRAIELGVRPIVLERGKDVRTRRRDLAALNKEHLVNPDSNYCFGEGGAGTYSDGKLYTRATKRGDVGRILRLLVQHGATPDILVDAHPHIGTNKLPSVVAALRESIRQAGGEVRFDTRVTDLLLETHRLRGVVTAAGEALEAYAVILATGHSARDIYELLHRRGVLIEAKPFALGVRVEHQQQLIDQAQYRLPDRGQLPAASYSLVHQTQWQGKQRGVFSFCMCPGGFIVPAATAPGEVVVNGMSPSRRDSRFANSGIVTAIELEDMDLRQYGPLAGLRLQEQIEQRACLIAGNTQVAPAQRLGDFLKNKVSSDLLETSYQPGLVAVSMDEVLGAGLAERLRQGFRNFGQKIPGYATNAAQIVGVESRTSSPVRIPRDRDTLEHPEIHGLFPCGEGAGYAGGIVSAAMDGERCAEAVAKIFAS, encoded by the coding sequence ATGTCTGATTTCAAGCAAGAAGTGGAAGTGCTAGTGCCGCCGGCAGTAGCCTATGATGAGTTTAAACGGTATCGGGCCCTGTTAGCAGCGGCCAGCCTCACGCCCGGCCAAGCCGATTTTGTGCACCTGCGCAAACGATCTATTGATGCCCGCGGCCGGCAACCTCAGGTACGGTTGCGCGCCGATATCTACCAAACCCCGCCGCCAGTCGGCCTGTTCGGACCCTGGTTTCAGTATCCGGATGTGCGCCACGCTCAGCGCACCGTCTTGATTGTGGGAGCTGGCCCGGCCGGCTTGTTTGCGGCACTACGGGCCATTGAACTAGGAGTGCGGCCGATAGTACTGGAACGAGGCAAGGATGTGCGCACCCGCCGCCGCGACTTGGCGGCCCTCAACAAAGAACACCTCGTAAATCCCGACTCCAACTACTGCTTCGGGGAAGGCGGCGCCGGCACCTACTCCGACGGCAAGCTCTATACGCGCGCTACCAAACGCGGCGACGTTGGCCGGATTCTGCGCTTACTGGTGCAACACGGGGCCACTCCCGACATTCTGGTTGATGCTCACCCTCATATTGGCACCAACAAGCTGCCCTCTGTGGTGGCGGCTCTACGGGAAAGCATCCGTCAGGCCGGAGGGGAAGTGCGCTTCGATACCCGCGTAACGGATCTGCTGCTGGAAACCCACCGCTTGCGTGGAGTGGTTACGGCCGCTGGCGAAGCACTGGAAGCCTATGCCGTTATCCTGGCTACCGGTCATTCTGCCCGCGACATCTATGAGTTGCTGCACCGTCGTGGGGTCCTCATCGAGGCCAAACCCTTTGCTTTAGGCGTGCGAGTAGAGCATCAGCAGCAACTTATCGACCAGGCCCAGTACCGGCTACCTGACCGCGGCCAGTTGCCAGCAGCTTCCTATTCATTGGTGCACCAGACGCAGTGGCAGGGCAAACAACGCGGCGTGTTTTCGTTTTGCATGTGTCCGGGGGGCTTCATTGTCCCCGCCGCTACTGCGCCCGGTGAAGTGGTGGTGAATGGCATGAGTCCCAGCCGCCGCGATTCTCGTTTCGCCAACTCGGGTATCGTTACGGCCATCGAGCTAGAGGATATGGATCTGCGCCAGTACGGGCCGCTAGCCGGGCTGCGGCTACAGGAGCAGATAGAGCAACGGGCTTGTCTGATAGCCGGCAACACGCAAGTAGCCCCCGCCCAGCGCCTAGGCGACTTCCTTAAGAATAAAGTTTCCTCGGACTTACTGGAAACCAGCTACCAGCCTGGGCTCGTGGCAGTATCCATGGATGAGGTCCTGGGGGCAGGACTGGCGGAGCGCTTGCGTCAAGGGTTTCGCAATTTCGGGCAGAAAATCCCTGGTTATGCCACCAACGCCGCTCAAATTGTTGGGGTGGAGAGTCGCACTTCTTCTCCGGTTCGTATTCCGCGCGACCGAGACACCTTGGAACACCCCGAAATCCACGGCTTATTTCCCTGCGGCGAAGGCGCCGGCTACGCAGGGGGCATCGTTTCGGCCGCTATGGATGGCGAACGGTGTGCGGAGGCTGTTGCAAAAATCTTTGCCTCCTGA
- a CDS encoding CoA-binding protein, with amino-acid sequence MKKTLVLGASDNPARYSYRAVHQLQKHGHEVVPVGIRKGQVAGLDIHTDRPAAPAVDTVTLYVGPQNQPTWYDYILDLQPKRIIFNPGTENPELERMAQERGIQTEEACTLVMLSVGQY; translated from the coding sequence ATGAAAAAGACCCTTGTTCTAGGTGCCAGTGATAATCCGGCCCGCTATTCTTACCGAGCAGTCCACCAACTCCAAAAGCACGGCCACGAAGTGGTACCAGTAGGTATCCGGAAAGGCCAGGTTGCGGGTCTTGATATTCACACTGACCGGCCGGCCGCTCCGGCCGTTGATACAGTAACCTTATATGTAGGACCGCAGAATCAACCCACCTGGTATGACTACATTCTGGATCTACAGCCCAAACGCATCATCTTCAATCCCGGCACCGAAAATCCGGAGTTGGAACGTATGGCGCAGGAGCGTGGAATTCAAACGGAAGAGGCCTGCACCTTGGTGATGCTTTCAGTGGGCCAATACTAA
- a CDS encoding exopolysaccharide biosynthesis polyprenyl glycosylphosphotransferase: protein MSHHTTSTQAKSSVNAVVKRAFDLFFASLVVVLLLSWLVPLIALLIKADSRGPVFFKQLRTGKGGKPFYCLKFRSMRINADADHKQASRNDSRITKLGAFMRKTSIDELPQFINVLRGEMSVVGPRPHMLRHTEDYSRVIANFMERHQVTPGITGWAQVEGHRGETKETAAMEKRVNADIHYIRNWSFLLDLKIVALTVRQAVRGNENAF from the coding sequence ATGTCACACCACACCACTTCCACTCAAGCAAAAAGTAGCGTAAATGCCGTTGTAAAACGGGCTTTCGACTTATTCTTTGCCTCCCTTGTTGTTGTACTGCTCCTCAGTTGGCTGGTGCCGCTGATAGCATTGCTAATCAAAGCTGATTCTCGAGGACCTGTTTTCTTCAAGCAACTCCGTACAGGTAAAGGAGGCAAGCCCTTCTATTGCCTGAAGTTCCGGAGCATGCGCATCAACGCGGACGCTGACCACAAGCAAGCCAGCCGCAATGATAGCCGCATCACCAAGCTTGGCGCCTTCATGCGCAAAACCAGCATTGATGAGCTACCACAGTTTATCAACGTGCTGCGCGGCGAGATGTCGGTAGTTGGGCCACGGCCGCACATGCTGCGCCACACCGAAGACTACTCCCGTGTTATTGCCAACTTCATGGAGCGTCATCAGGTAACACCCGGTATCACGGGCTGGGCGCAGGTAGAAGGCCACCGCGGAGAAACCAAAGAAACCGCAGCAATGGAAAAACGCGTTAACGCCGACATCCATTATATCCGGAACTGGTCGTTCTTGTTAGACCTGAAAATCGTAGCCCTCACAGTTCGGCAAGCGGTTAGAGGTAACGAAAACGCTTTCTAA
- a CDS encoding RNA polymerase sigma factor, with protein sequence MTDADLIAACCQGSGRAQKLLYERFAGMMLGVCLRYLRRREDAEEALLSGFTKMFRALSQYRHEGSFEGWIRRIMVNEALGMLRRKEPLHMAIDDLTYDVPATAAEAESQLNAADMMALLAELPAGYRTVFNLYALEGFTHPEIGELLGISEGTSKSQLSKARAMLQRRLLAANQTATPSSNASPKELYATGRY encoded by the coding sequence GTGACTGATGCTGACCTCATTGCCGCCTGCTGCCAAGGCAGTGGCCGCGCCCAGAAGCTGCTCTACGAGCGGTTTGCGGGTATGATGCTGGGGGTATGCCTGCGCTACCTACGCCGCCGAGAAGATGCCGAAGAGGCATTACTCAGCGGATTCACCAAGATGTTCCGAGCCTTAAGCCAATATCGGCACGAAGGCAGCTTCGAAGGCTGGATTCGCCGTATCATGGTAAACGAGGCGCTAGGCATGCTTCGCCGCAAAGAGCCTCTGCACATGGCCATCGATGATCTAACCTACGACGTACCGGCTACTGCTGCCGAAGCGGAAAGCCAACTCAACGCCGCCGACATGATGGCGCTGCTAGCTGAACTGCCCGCCGGCTATCGTACCGTTTTCAACCTCTACGCGCTGGAGGGCTTCACCCACCCCGAAATTGGCGAGCTGCTTGGTATTTCGGAAGGTACCAGCAAGTCGCAGCTCAGTAAGGCGCGGGCCATGCTCCAGCGCCGCCTATTGGCCGCCAACCAGACGGCCACCCCTTCTTCTAACGCTTCACCGAAAGAACTCTATGCAACCGGAAGATATTGA
- a CDS encoding outer membrane beta-barrel protein, with translation MKRLSALLAAFVLLALASPCFARPAFPTHLDDTIVVKLPNQATMTLFVKNKQQLRELRAYKLDSLLLLLDTYISQAEAAGKNSKSEQVTMEFYPAKDRPGKQVPEQIRITMRNDSNKSTRSGDKVEVNMGRVFGVKVEENADGKGGDRVDIHVGSSAKDDSIATAKRKAKQEERRNRAVHSDFDIDLGLNTLVNVSAPLNESEPDLKPIGSRYISLNWHYDIRVGQKGSPFHLLTGPELAFNNYMLDDNARFVNINDVTTVRSEPELSLDKSKLAVTTINLPLMLALDFQDKKGRDAFRIGAGGFVGYRLGSHTKIKYSEEGRTRKDKDRGSYNLEDFQYGLQGTIGIRKLDLFAKYNLNDLFQNNRGIQAQTFSFGISLLN, from the coding sequence ATGAAACGCCTCTCCGCTCTGCTGGCTGCCTTCGTGCTGCTAGCCCTGGCTTCGCCTTGCTTTGCTCGCCCTGCCTTCCCTACCCACCTCGATGATACGATAGTGGTAAAGTTGCCTAACCAAGCTACCATGACGCTTTTCGTGAAAAACAAACAGCAACTACGCGAACTACGGGCCTACAAGCTCGACTCTTTGCTACTGCTGCTCGACACCTACATCAGCCAGGCAGAAGCCGCCGGTAAAAACTCTAAGTCCGAGCAGGTGACTATGGAGTTTTACCCTGCCAAAGACCGGCCCGGCAAACAAGTGCCCGAGCAAATCCGCATCACGATGCGGAACGACAGCAACAAGAGCACCCGTAGCGGCGATAAAGTGGAAGTGAACATGGGCCGCGTGTTCGGGGTGAAGGTGGAAGAAAATGCGGATGGCAAGGGCGGCGACCGGGTAGACATTCATGTGGGTAGCAGCGCTAAAGATGACTCTATAGCCACGGCTAAGCGTAAAGCCAAACAGGAGGAAAGACGCAACCGCGCCGTACACAGCGACTTCGATATCGACTTGGGACTAAACACCCTAGTAAACGTTAGCGCCCCCCTCAACGAATCAGAGCCCGATCTTAAGCCCATTGGCTCCCGCTACATCAGCTTGAACTGGCACTATGATATCCGGGTAGGGCAGAAAGGCTCGCCCTTCCACCTACTGACTGGCCCGGAACTGGCCTTCAACAACTACATGCTCGACGACAACGCCCGCTTTGTCAACATCAATGATGTAACCACAGTGCGCTCCGAACCAGAATTGAGTTTAGACAAAAGCAAGCTGGCTGTTACTACTATCAACCTGCCACTGATGTTGGCCCTCGATTTTCAAGACAAGAAAGGACGGGATGCCTTCCGAATCGGAGCTGGTGGTTTTGTAGGGTACCGTTTAGGTTCGCACACCAAAATCAAGTACAGCGAAGAAGGCCGTACCCGCAAAGACAAAGACCGGGGCAGCTATAACCTTGAAGACTTCCAGTATGGTTTGCAAGGCACTATTGGTATCCGCAAACTAGACCTATTTGCGAAGTACAACCTCAATGACCTGTTTCAGAACAACCGGGGCATTCAGGCCCAAACCTTCAGCTTCGGAATCTCATTGCTGAACTAA
- a CDS encoding TrmH family RNA methyltransferase codes for MVSKAVAKYVHALHLKKYRLRHGAFLVEGGKSVLELLRSGLQTERVLVTAEFAPKLPVGLPTIPVDVVTEEELTGLGTLTTNNTALAIARLPAETPLQSATPGLLLALDQVRDPGNLGTLIRLADWYGLPGVVLSETCADPWAPKTVAATMGSFTRVPVWQRDLPAWLATLPAHLPVFGADLHGDNVHHLTLAPAGVLVMGSESHGLTPEVEARLTQRLHIPGRGQAESLNVAISAAILLDNFYRHA; via the coding sequence ATGGTCTCAAAAGCAGTAGCAAAATACGTACACGCGCTGCACCTGAAAAAGTACCGGCTCCGGCACGGCGCCTTCCTGGTAGAGGGAGGAAAGAGCGTGTTGGAATTGCTAAGGTCCGGACTTCAAACGGAACGCGTGCTGGTAACGGCAGAATTTGCGCCAAAATTACCTGTTGGGCTACCTACTATTCCGGTTGATGTCGTCACGGAAGAGGAATTAACGGGTCTTGGCACCCTGACTACCAACAATACGGCCCTAGCCATTGCCCGTCTGCCCGCCGAAACGCCGCTGCAGTCGGCCACTCCCGGTCTGCTACTCGCCCTCGACCAAGTGCGCGACCCGGGCAACCTGGGCACCCTCATCCGCCTCGCCGATTGGTACGGGCTGCCAGGCGTAGTGCTCAGTGAAACCTGCGCCGACCCCTGGGCTCCTAAAACCGTAGCGGCCACCATGGGGTCGTTTACGCGGGTACCCGTCTGGCAGCGCGACTTACCAGCGTGGCTGGCTACCCTGCCCGCTCACTTGCCCGTCTTCGGGGCCGACTTGCACGGCGACAACGTGCACCACCTTACGCTCGCACCAGCCGGCGTGCTGGTCATGGGCAGCGAGTCGCATGGGCTTACACCGGAAGTGGAAGCGCGCCTTACGCAGCGTTTGCACATTCCTGGTCGGGGCCAGGCTGAGAGTTTGAACGTGGCTATATCTGCGGCCATTCTGCTGGATAACTTTTACCGACACGCATAA
- the tamL gene encoding translocation and assembly module lipoprotein TamL, with protein sequence MTDKKSGRAATVCLGLLLLAVLAVGCSPLRLLGPNQLLLSKIELEGVKQADAERLQALYRQKPNSRFPLPKLTIYQVGRRFYNPGRIERKLDSTRAEYNRRILAARPDSAKVGKLLTRRERRTRRLQLVLDKGNAIMRLGEPPVIYDTALTRQTSEQLATFLKSKGFFRSHVSYSDTLSDGRFWLGRLFGGSDSLQRRRVIVTYRITENAPFRYSQLDYDMADSAVAKRVLASQPASLLHVGDQYDEELIGQERGRIEMLLKNDGYFDFRQQYITLEADTSFAPTTVRLRTIVASPGPGLLHPRYTIRRVRFITDAGTVRFGQKRDTLVQDSTIFLAFRHRISPRLLNRKVAINAGDYYSLTATQTTQRQLSQLDVFRFASVNYVKVRPQQLKDSLNRQLDANIAASPAKRYQETVEFGGTYVAERPGPFGNLRLKARNPFGGAEVLELGLRAGFEGQFRPEGQVTDGGSRSVLTTQLGANLNLILPQFMVPWRTNQFLVQYNPRTRFTIGYNFVSRPEYSRTNLEGTFDYLWQRSAYHQFIFTPVDLSLVNTPFLDSAFFQRLVSQFPNREAAAFTFARQFVPGFGFTSLYNSNDFNETLDARYLRLFVEIGGVTRPLYQKVLEKQNIQVTDFYRLNADYRRYHKLGPKSFLVYRFNGGVVQPLRASSSQLPYDKYFFAGGSTSVRAWRPRRLGPGSFTSYDNQGIRTFNTEQPGELLLEGNVEYRFPLFGFINGALFTDFGNVWTLRPDNRDGARFNVNSFYREFAMGSGFGLRFDFSFLILRLDVATKVYDPTAPGSKWVVRNFSLFNGQNQTALNLGIGYPF encoded by the coding sequence ATGACAGATAAGAAAAGTGGCCGGGCCGCTACCGTTTGCCTCGGGCTACTGCTATTGGCGGTGCTGGCGGTGGGTTGTTCGCCCCTGCGCCTGCTCGGCCCCAACCAGTTGTTGCTAAGCAAGATTGAGTTGGAAGGCGTCAAGCAAGCCGATGCCGAACGGCTACAAGCGCTGTATCGGCAGAAGCCTAATAGCCGCTTTCCACTGCCAAAACTAACAATCTATCAGGTAGGGCGCCGCTTCTATAACCCGGGGCGCATTGAACGCAAGCTGGATTCCACCCGGGCCGAGTACAACCGGCGCATTCTGGCGGCCCGTCCCGACTCCGCCAAGGTAGGTAAGCTGCTCACCCGGCGCGAACGGCGGACGCGCCGCCTGCAGCTGGTGCTCGACAAAGGCAACGCCATTATGCGCCTGGGTGAGCCCCCCGTAATCTACGACACGGCCCTGACCCGGCAGACCAGCGAGCAGCTCGCCACGTTTTTAAAGTCCAAGGGCTTTTTCCGCAGCCACGTCAGCTATTCCGATACGCTGTCGGATGGCCGTTTCTGGCTGGGCCGCCTGTTTGGGGGCTCCGACAGTTTGCAACGGCGGCGCGTAATCGTCACGTACCGCATCACCGAAAACGCCCCCTTCCGCTATTCCCAGCTCGACTATGACATGGCCGATTCGGCGGTGGCAAAGCGGGTGCTGGCTTCGCAGCCCGCTTCGTTGTTGCACGTCGGCGACCAGTACGACGAAGAGCTAATTGGGCAGGAGCGCGGCCGCATTGAAATGCTGCTTAAAAACGACGGGTATTTCGATTTCCGCCAGCAGTACATCACCCTGGAAGCAGATACCAGCTTTGCCCCAACCACCGTTCGGCTCCGAACGATAGTAGCCAGCCCAGGTCCGGGCCTCCTGCATCCACGCTACACCATCCGGCGAGTGCGCTTCATTACCGATGCGGGCACAGTCCGTTTCGGGCAAAAGCGTGACACGCTGGTGCAGGATTCCACCATCTTTCTCGCTTTCCGGCACCGCATCAGCCCGCGGCTGCTCAACCGCAAAGTAGCTATCAACGCCGGCGACTACTACAGCCTGACTGCCACCCAAACCACCCAGCGCCAACTCAGCCAGCTCGATGTGTTTCGCTTTGCCAGCGTGAACTACGTGAAGGTGCGCCCGCAGCAGCTTAAAGACAGCCTAAACCGCCAGCTAGATGCCAACATTGCGGCCTCGCCCGCCAAGCGCTACCAGGAGACGGTGGAATTTGGTGGCACGTACGTGGCCGAGCGGCCGGGCCCGTTTGGCAACTTACGCCTGAAAGCGCGCAATCCTTTCGGGGGAGCCGAGGTGCTGGAACTGGGCTTGCGCGCTGGTTTTGAAGGCCAGTTCCGCCCCGAAGGCCAAGTTACGGATGGTGGTTCCCGCAGCGTACTCACCACTCAGCTTGGAGCCAACCTGAATTTGATACTGCCCCAGTTTATGGTGCCGTGGCGGACCAACCAGTTTCTAGTTCAGTACAACCCGCGCACCCGCTTCACGATAGGCTACAACTTTGTGAGCCGGCCCGAATATTCTCGCACCAACCTAGAGGGCACTTTCGACTATCTGTGGCAGCGTTCCGCTTACCACCAGTTCATCTTCACGCCGGTTGACTTGAGCTTGGTGAATACCCCATTTCTAGACAGTGCTTTCTTCCAACGGTTAGTAAGCCAATTTCCAAACCGTGAAGCGGCGGCATTCACCTTTGCTCGCCAATTCGTACCGGGCTTTGGCTTTACGTCGCTCTACAATTCCAATGATTTCAACGAAACCTTGGATGCGCGCTATCTGCGTCTCTTTGTAGAGATAGGGGGCGTTACACGGCCACTCTACCAAAAGGTGCTGGAAAAACAGAATATCCAGGTCACCGACTTTTACCGCCTGAATGCCGACTACCGCCGTTACCATAAGCTAGGCCCGAAGTCCTTTCTGGTGTACCGTTTCAATGGCGGTGTTGTGCAGCCGCTTCGGGCCAGTAGCAGCCAATTGCCCTACGATAAGTATTTCTTCGCGGGAGGCAGCACTAGCGTACGGGCCTGGCGACCCCGCCGATTAGGACCGGGCTCTTTCACATCATATGACAACCAGGGGATTCGCACGTTCAATACCGAACAGCCCGGTGAACTGTTGTTGGAAGGCAACGTGGAATACCGCTTCCCGCTATTCGGCTTCATCAATGGCGCACTATTCACTGATTTTGGTAACGTCTGGACACTTCGTCCTGATAACCGGGATGGTGCCCGCTTCAACGTAAACAGCTTCTATCGGGAATTCGCGATGGGTTCGGGCTTTGGTTTGCGCTTCGACTTTTCCTTCCTGATCCTGCGCCTCGATGTTGCCACGAAGGTGTATGATCCTACTGCTCCTGGTAGTAAGTGGGTTGTTCGCAACTTCAGCCTTTTCAATGGTCAGAACCAAACTGCTTTGAACCTGGGTATCGGGTACCCCTTCTAG
- a CDS encoding alpha-ketoacid dehydrogenase subunit alpha/beta: MFTESAPPLKPASVTTQPDRATWQRAYRLMHTAAEMAHLFEEKKAVTAKYVHATARGHEAIQLAAAFHLQAIDYAAPYYRDDAFLIGLGLEPYELMLQLMAKRDDPFSGGRTYYSHPSLRRAGFPTIPHQSSATGMQAIPATGMAHGIKYLESQRGAAPKQTTAHHAGPDAPAALPVVVCSIGDGAMTEGEVSEALQMAVLHELPIIYLVQDNDWGISATGREMRTMNAYEFAAGFKGLHRLQVDGADFQASYAGLAVAFEHVRARRGPVLVHAKCPLMGHHTSGVRREWYRGDNLAEHNLQDPLPRLHQQMLTLGFTETALAQLAAEARATVEADYQRALAAPAPDPATFANHEFAPPAVTQETGERTPAGAEKALMVDAALHTIDDILREFPEALFYGQDVGGELGGVFREAALLAKKYGDARVFNTPIQEAYIVGSTAGMSAVGAKAIVEIQFADYIWPGLNQLVEELSKSCYLSNGQFPVQSLIRVPIGAYGGGGPYHSGSIESTLLTIRGIKVVYPSNAADMKGLMRAAFLDPNPVVMLEHKGLYWSKVPGTEDAKTVEPAAGYVIPLGKAAIAQAADPQKLASGETCVVVTYGMGVYWAKTASRQFTGQVEVLDLRTLNPLDYEAVEAAVRRHGKVLVLTEEPLMNSFAESLAGRIQRTCFQQLDAPVFTLGAANLPAIALNVDLERQMLPNADKVAAALDELLGW; the protein is encoded by the coding sequence ATGTTCACTGAATCAGCCCCACCCCTGAAACCCGCTTCCGTTACCACCCAACCCGACCGTGCTACTTGGCAGCGGGCCTACCGCCTGATGCACACGGCCGCCGAAATGGCCCACCTCTTCGAGGAGAAAAAGGCCGTAACGGCGAAATATGTGCACGCCACCGCCCGCGGCCACGAAGCCATTCAACTAGCGGCGGCTTTTCACCTCCAAGCCATTGATTACGCCGCCCCTTATTACCGCGACGACGCTTTTCTGATTGGGCTGGGGCTGGAGCCCTACGAGTTGATGCTCCAACTCATGGCCAAGCGCGACGACCCTTTCAGCGGCGGCCGAACCTACTACAGCCACCCTTCTTTGCGGCGGGCTGGTTTCCCTACCATCCCGCACCAAAGCTCGGCCACCGGTATGCAGGCTATTCCCGCTACCGGTATGGCTCACGGCATCAAATACTTGGAGAGTCAGCGGGGAGCTGCGCCGAAGCAAACAACAGCGCACCATGCCGGACCCGATGCCCCCGCCGCACTGCCGGTGGTAGTGTGCTCCATTGGGGATGGGGCCATGACGGAAGGCGAGGTGAGTGAGGCGCTGCAAATGGCCGTGCTGCACGAGTTGCCCATCATCTATCTGGTGCAGGACAACGACTGGGGTATCTCGGCTACGGGCCGCGAAATGCGGACGATGAACGCTTACGAGTTTGCCGCTGGTTTCAAAGGCCTGCATCGGTTACAGGTAGACGGCGCCGATTTCCAGGCCAGCTACGCTGGGTTGGCCGTGGCGTTTGAACACGTGCGGGCGCGGCGCGGCCCGGTGCTCGTGCACGCCAAGTGCCCCCTGATGGGCCACCATACCAGCGGCGTGCGGCGCGAATGGTACCGGGGCGACAACTTAGCGGAGCACAACCTGCAAGACCCGCTGCCGCGCCTGCATCAGCAGATGCTGACGCTGGGCTTCACCGAAACGGCACTAGCTCAGTTGGCCGCCGAAGCCCGCGCCACTGTGGAAGCCGATTACCAGCGGGCCCTAGCCGCGCCCGCACCCGACCCAGCCACCTTCGCCAACCACGAATTTGCGCCGCCCGCCGTTACGCAAGAAACGGGGGAGCGTACTCCCGCCGGTGCCGAAAAGGCCCTGATGGTGGATGCGGCCTTGCATACCATCGACGATATTTTGCGCGAATTTCCGGAGGCGCTGTTCTACGGCCAAGACGTAGGGGGAGAATTAGGCGGTGTGTTTCGGGAGGCGGCGTTGCTGGCCAAAAAGTACGGCGACGCGCGGGTGTTCAACACGCCCATTCAGGAAGCCTACATTGTGGGCAGCACGGCCGGGATGAGCGCAGTAGGAGCGAAAGCCATTGTGGAAATCCAGTTTGCCGACTACATCTGGCCGGGCCTCAACCAACTGGTAGAGGAACTCAGCAAGTCATGCTACTTGTCCAATGGGCAGTTTCCGGTGCAAAGCCTGATTCGGGTGCCTATCGGCGCGTACGGAGGTGGCGGGCCCTATCATTCCGGCTCCATCGAAAGCACTTTGCTCACCATTCGGGGCATCAAGGTGGTATATCCTAGTAATGCCGCCGACATGAAAGGGTTGATGCGGGCCGCCTTCCTCGACCCCAATCCCGTGGTGATGCTGGAACACAAGGGCTTGTATTGGAGCAAAGTGCCAGGCACTGAAGACGCGAAAACCGTGGAGCCAGCTGCCGGCTATGTTATTCCGCTTGGCAAAGCGGCCATAGCCCAAGCCGCCGATCCGCAGAAGCTGGCCAGTGGCGAAACCTGCGTGGTGGTTACCTACGGCATGGGCGTGTACTGGGCAAAAACCGCCAGCCGTCAGTTTACTGGTCAAGTGGAAGTGCTGGACCTGCGCACCCTCAACCCCCTCGATTACGAAGCAGTGGAAGCTGCTGTCCGCCGCCACGGCAAAGTGCTAGTGCTAACTGAAGAGCCGCTCATGAACTCCTTCGCCGAAAGCTTGGCCGGCCGTATCCAGCGGACCTGCTTTCAGCAGCTCGATGCTCCTGTTTTCACGCTAGGCGCCGCTAACCTGCCCGCTATTGCCCTGAACGTGGATCTGGAGCGCCAGATGCTCCCCAATGCCGACAAAGTAGCCGCGGCGCTTGACGAACTGCTAGGCTGGTAA
- a CDS encoding GNAT family N-acetyltransferase codes for MLEDLVIKPATPADVPALATLINSAYRGEQSTLGWTTEAHLLDGQRTDTTALLELLAAPKATILLCTTPDGHLCGSVYLELQEPALYMGMLSVAPTQQARGIGKRLLQAAEAHARQHACSRMRITVISVRAELIAWYERHGYRRTNETEPFPTDTRFGIPRQPLELLVMEKELS; via the coding sequence ATGCTTGAAGATCTTGTTATTAAGCCCGCCACCCCTGCCGATGTTCCGGCATTAGCCACTTTAATAAATAGTGCTTACCGGGGCGAACAGTCCACGCTGGGTTGGACCACCGAAGCTCATCTGCTCGACGGCCAGCGCACCGATACCACGGCTCTACTCGAGTTGTTGGCTGCTCCCAAGGCCACCATTCTGCTATGCACCACCCCCGACGGCCACCTTTGCGGCTCTGTTTACCTGGAGCTCCAAGAGCCTGCCTTGTACATGGGTATGCTTTCAGTGGCGCCTACTCAGCAAGCCCGCGGCATCGGTAAACGCTTGCTACAAGCCGCGGAGGCGCATGCCCGCCAGCATGCGTGCTCCCGCATGCGCATTACCGTCATTTCTGTTCGCGCCGAGCTTATTGCCTGGTACGAACGGCACGGCTACCGCCGTACCAACGAAACCGAGCCTTTCCCTACCGATACTCGCTTTGGCATACCACGGCAGCCGCTGGAGTTGCTGGTGATGGAAAAGGAGTTATCGTAA